A stretch of Microbulbifer sp. SAOS-129_SWC DNA encodes these proteins:
- the trmL gene encoding tRNA (uridine(34)/cytosine(34)/5-carboxymethylaminomethyluridine(34)-2'-O)-methyltransferase TrmL — translation MFKIVLYQPEIAPNTGNIIRLCANTGAELHLIEPLGFAMDDKRLRRAGLDYSEYSRVVRHRDWPAFVEAEQPARVLALSTKGQRSHADFGFRPDDAIVFGPETRGLPAEFLTSVGDSHTLRIPMLGQSRSMNLSNAVAVVVYEAWRQLDFAGAQ, via the coding sequence ATGTTCAAGATCGTTCTCTACCAACCGGAAATCGCCCCCAATACCGGCAATATCATCCGCCTCTGTGCCAATACCGGCGCCGAGCTGCACCTGATCGAGCCGCTGGGCTTCGCTATGGACGACAAGCGCCTGCGCCGTGCGGGGCTGGACTACAGCGAGTACAGCCGCGTGGTGCGCCACCGCGACTGGCCGGCATTCGTGGAGGCCGAGCAACCGGCGCGCGTGCTGGCGCTATCGACCAAGGGCCAGCGCAGCCACGCCGATTTTGGCTTCCGCCCCGACGATGCCATCGTCTTCGGCCCCGAGACCCGCGGCCTGCCGGCGGAATTTCTCACCAGTGTCGGCGACAGCCACACGCTGCGTATTCCCATGCTGGGGCAGAGCCGCAGCATGAACCTGTCCAACGCCGTGGCGGTGGTGGTCTACGAAGCCTGGCGGCAACTGGATTTCGCCGGCGCCCAATAA
- a CDS encoding ACT domain-containing protein, producing the protein MQQHLVISLISDDKPGIVEKLSAAVAENSGNWEDSRMAHFAGKFAGILRVSVPSDHSQGLRDALGALAGAGYKLQIEEAQAVAAGPQQTLQLKLVGNDRPGIVRELSRALAARAINMEQLDTGYSSTPWSGEPLFTATCTVAVAGDMDLDGLRDELDEIADELGVEIDCEAAAPAA; encoded by the coding sequence ATGCAGCAGCACCTCGTAATATCCCTGATCAGCGACGACAAACCCGGTATCGTGGAGAAATTGTCCGCCGCAGTGGCGGAAAACAGCGGCAACTGGGAAGACAGCCGCATGGCTCATTTCGCCGGCAAGTTCGCCGGCATCCTGCGGGTCAGCGTGCCCAGCGACCACAGTCAGGGGCTGCGCGACGCGCTCGGCGCGCTGGCCGGCGCCGGCTATAAGCTGCAGATCGAGGAGGCCCAGGCGGTCGCCGCCGGGCCCCAGCAGACCCTGCAACTGAAACTGGTGGGCAACGACCGGCCCGGCATCGTGCGCGAACTCTCCCGCGCCCTGGCCGCACGCGCCATCAACATGGAACAGCTGGATACCGGCTACAGCAGCACCCCGTGGAGCGGCGAGCCGCTGTTCACCGCCACCTGCACCGTCGCCGTGGCCGGCGATATGGATCTCGACGGCCTGCGCGACGAACTGGACGAAATCGCCGACGAGCTGGGGGTGGAGATCGACTGCGAAGCAGCCGCCCCCGCCGCCTGA
- a CDS encoding MTH1187 family thiamine-binding protein: MKVHADLCVIPIGVGVSVADYVAECQRVLEEAGLAHSLHAYGTNIEGEWDDVMAAVKRCHERVHAMGAPRISTSLKLGTRTDREQSLQDKITSVEAKL, translated from the coding sequence ATGAAAGTACACGCGGACCTGTGCGTGATTCCGATCGGGGTTGGAGTTTCGGTGGCGGACTATGTGGCGGAGTGCCAGCGCGTGCTGGAAGAGGCCGGACTTGCGCACTCGCTGCATGCCTATGGCACCAACATCGAGGGCGAGTGGGACGACGTCATGGCGGCCGTCAAGCGCTGCCATGAACGGGTGCACGCCATGGGCGCGCCGCGGATCAGCACCAGCCTGAAACTGGGGACCCGTACCGATCGCGAACAATCGCTGCAGGATAAAATCACCAGCGTAGAAGCAAAGCTATAA